The Rutidosis leptorrhynchoides isolate AG116_Rl617_1_P2 unplaced genomic scaffold, CSIRO_AGI_Rlap_v1 contig109, whole genome shotgun sequence genome has a window encoding:
- the LOC139881066 gene encoding CDK5RAP3 protein homolog, with translation MPTPEDIRQLPIDITFARLGEWLVDRKRIPSDWRKRVAAIRAKISKEFSSLPKDIDPYFQTLDPEGIGYLEAKKIYDILLKTTPESRNIFGRLSGASGAWEAIIRAFEKDHIYLGEAAQIIIQNVNYEIPYQKKQVQKIQQQLAELERKEADIKRSAALSATKYVEACQELGLQGNNVRLELLETANSLPSTFSKILEVINSESVSGAMEYYSNFVRDAHTEKDKPPSTVLLNLKDIRENPPSLNVSAASEILDSSTVKPSLSEANDGIGNMEAGTFDIDWDITVDSAQIDWDIGTVEETEDSGNGLGPYEIVNASDIPQNSSSEDTVPPETSASEIAWDVSVETPQVDVIDDVSSVPNVDQNNQNKSSAALTQNSQIKEDRSQLLETEYRNKILDDLYEIKAFLFQRLAELRNVDTLSLQNQVQSVAPLVLQQYASDAIEKMLSDISQAISLLTNRKTRDLIMILNSKRFLDRLTSQLEEKKHHEVKLKEGLKDLGAKRMELQNSLSSFWPKQEAALARTRELKTLCESSLSLMFDGRPVHIIGEINALLNAGITAA, from the exons ATGCCTACGCCGGAGGACATTCGTCAGCTTCCCATCGACATAACCTTTGCTCGTCTTGGAG AATGGTTGGTTGATCGTAAGAGAATACCCTCTGATTGGAGGAAACGAGTGGCTGCGATTCGAGCCAAAATATCCAAAGAATTCTCGTCTCTCCCCAAAGATATCGATCCTTATTTTCAGACGCTAGACCCTGAAG GTATTGGGTACTTAGAGGCAAAAAAGATTTATGATATTTTGCTGAAAACAACTCCGGAATCAAGGAACATATTCGGCCGGCTATCCGGTGCTTCG GGTGCTTGGGAGGCAATTATCCGTGCCTTTGAGAAAGATCATATATATCTTGGTGAAGCTGCACAAATCATAATTCAGAATGTCAACTATGAAAT CCCGTATCAGAAAAAACAGGTTCAGAAGATTCAGCAACAACTGGCAGAACTTGAGCGCAAGGAAGCTGACATAAAGCGAAGTGCAGCTCTGTCAGCAACAAAATATGTCGAGGCTTGCCAAGAACTTGGATTGCAG GGGAACAATGTGAGGCTTGAACTTTTAGAGACTGCAAATTCTCTTCCAAGCACGTTTAGCAAGATCTTAGAAGTAATAAACAGTGAGTCTGTATCAGGAGCAATGGAGTATTATTCCAATTTTGTGCGGGATGCTCACACTGAGAAAGAT AAGCCACCATCAACTGTCTTATTGAACCTGAAAGACATTCGTGAAAACCCACCATCTCTGAATGTTTCCGCAGCTTCTGAGATCCTTGATTCCTCAACTGTTAAACCAAGTCTCAGTGAGGCGAATGATGGGATAGGGAATATGGAAGCAGGTACATTTGACATTGACTGGGATATAACAGTCGATAGTGCTCAGATTGATTGGGACATTGGTACGGTGGAGGAAACAGAAGACTCTGGTAATGGTTTAGGTCCATATGAAATTGTTAATGCTAGTGATATCCCCCAGAATTCTTCCAGTGAAGATACCGTTCCTCCTGAGACATCTGCGTCTGAAATTGCTTGGGATGTTAGTGTTGAAACGCCTCAAGTTGATGTGATTGATGACGTGAGTAGTGTGCCAAATGTTGACCAGAACAATCAGAATAAAAGTTCTGCTGCCTTAACTCAAAACTCTCAAATCAAGGAAGATAGAAGTCAGCTTTTGGAAACAGAGTACCGGAACAAGATTCTTGATGATCTGTACGAG ATCAAGGCGTTTTTATTCCAGCGATTGGCAGAATTGAGGAATGTCGATACTTTGTCATTGCAAAATCAAGTCCAGTCAGTTGCTCCCTTGGTTCTACAGCAGTATGCTTCTGATGCGATCGAGAAAATGCTATCTGATATTTCTCAGGCTATTTCCTTGCTTACTAATAGGAAAACACGAGACCTGATCATGATTCTTAATTCCAAAAG ATTTCTAGACAGACTAACAAGTCAATTGGAGGAGAAGAAACATCATGAGGTAAAGTTGAAAGAGGGTTTGAAGGATTTGGGTGCCAAACGTATGGAGCTTCAGAATTCTCTGTCTTCTTTTTGGCCAAAACAA GAAGCAGCTCTTGCTAGAACCAGAGAATTGAAGACTCTATGTGAGAGTAGTTTATCGTTGATGTTTGATGGAAGACCTGTTCATATAATTGGAGAAATCAATGCCTTGTTAAATGCTGGCATCACCGCTGCTTAA
- the LOC139881067 gene encoding outer envelope pore protein 16-3, chloroplastic/mitochondrial-like, with amino-acid sequence MDSTNPIDAAELRYLEDDDTPMMKTIKGATMGLAAGTIWGTVVATWNDVPRVERSVALPGLLRTLKMMGNHGLTFAAIGGVYIGVEQLVEHYRTKRDFVNGAVGAFAAGSTILGYKGKSISSALSAGAALAVTSALIDAGGQTTRVDNGKEYYPYTTKKRTPAEQ; translated from the exons ATGGACTCGACGAACCCCATAGATGCAGCAGAACTCAGGTACTTGGAAGATGACGATACCCCAATGATGAAAACAATCAAGGGCGCAACAATGGGGTTAGCGGCCGGAACTATTTGGGGAACTGTCGTTGCTACATGGAATGATGTGCCACGTGTCGAAAGGAGTGTTGCACTTCCTGGTTTGTTGAGGACCCTGAAGATGATGGGTAACCACGGACTGACTTTCGCCGCTATCGGAGGAGTTTACATTGGTGTTGAGCAACTGGTGGAGCATTATAGGACGAAAAGGGACTTCGTTAACGGCGCCGTTGGTGCTTTTGCTGCTGGTTCAACCATTCTTGGTTATAAAG GAAAAAGCATCTCATCTGCTCTTTCTGCTGGGGCAGCTCTTGCCGTTACGTCTGCTTTGATCGATGCCGGAGGTCAAACGACAAGGGTTGACAATGGCAAGGAGTACTACCCCTACACCACGAAGAAGAGAACTCCTGCTGAACAAtaa
- the LOC139881064 gene encoding uncharacterized protein translates to MTESKDPNTGPNTGPMMIHPRREPFEHGLLPIQKLVFTDPTQALGSFKQKLAETRRVDSTTLSESLQISVDHARLILETLSSVLHSESDPLVRAKPDEIDAVGADVRDLILFIYIQSYKRLLPRSHKDSAAVADVWPSTSAFDGYLSALSPLQLVRSNSRRFMPSQADEEAHQLSYLQKHLDNILSLLGEPVQSEGEESLVLTMEGFDHLGFLFQFGDKGSEGIPLSQAAPFFANSDPDMPAVPVPAVQVHDWIVQNITTALEHLSGVSAKENGPSSVSDQDVAMTDAGTCSAKTSTTSTRGPSFIEGISKSSCMKQASDLKGSSVKVLNCHDSVIYVLAPLRYATVYGCSDTTIVLGAVGKAVRVEHCERVHIITAAKRVCIANCRECLFFLGVNQQPLVVGDNHKLQVAPFNTYYSKLEDNLAEVGIDSTINRWNEPLALAAVDLHDSISHPAGVSDVQAESAARLDPDQFTNFLIPNWYGAESSGSTKDNPFQLPDAYMTSQQKNQTNLVEIKQMLKELPFEENRKRELSTALHLYFKDWLYASGNIRQLYCLQGD, encoded by the exons ATGACGGAGTCCAAGGATCCGAATACGGGTCCGAATACGGGTCCGATGATGATCCACCCTCGCCGGGAGCCATTCGAGCACGGTCTATTGCCAATTCAGAAACTCGTCTTTACCGACCCGACACAGGCCCTAGGATCGTTCAAGCAGAAGCTCGCCGAGACTCGCCGGGTAGATTCAACCACACTCTCTGAGTCGCTTCAGATCTCGGTCGACCATGCTCGCCTCATCCTCGAAACGCTCTCGTCGGTGCTCCACTCAGAGTCTGACCCGCTCGTCCGAGCTAAGCCTGATGAAATCGATGCTGTAGGAGCCGATGTCAGAGATCTGATTCTCTTTATCTATATTCAATCGTATAAAAGGCTTTTGCCCAGGAGTCACAAGGATTCTGCTGCCGTGGCCGACGTTTGGCCCTCCACGTCTGCATTCGACGGTTACTTATCGGCGCTGTCGCCGCTACAG CTGGTGCGTAGTAATAGTCGTCGGTTTATGCCATCACAAGCAGATGAAGAGGCTCATCAGTTATCCTACCTGCAAAAGCATCTGGATAATATTCTGTCCCTATTGGGAGAACCTGTCCAGAGTGAAGGCGAAGAATCTCTG GTTTTGACCATGGAAGGATTTGATCACCTTGGGTTTCTGTTCCAATTTGGTGACAAGGGATCTGAAGGAATTCCCTTAAGCCAAGCTGCTCCATTTTTTGCGAATTCAGATCCTGACATGCCTGCTGTTCCTGTCCCTGCTGTGCAAGTACATGATTGGATTGTACAGAACATAACCACTGCTCTGGAGCATCTCAGTGGTGTTTCTGCAAAAGAAAATGGGCCGTCGAGCGTCTCCGATCAGGACGTCGCCATGACCGATGCAGGTACTTGCTCAGCTAAGACCTCGACAACAAGCACCCGAGGTCCAAGTTTCATCGAGGGAATCTCTAAATCGTCTTGCATGAAACAAGCTTCTGATCTCAAAGGTTCTTCTGTAAAG GTTCTTAATTGTCACGATTCTGTCATTTACGTCCTAGCACCATTGAGATATGCCACGGTCTATGGATGCTCTGACACTACTATAGTTCTTGGAGCGGTTGGCAAG GCTGTCAGAGTTGAACATTGCGAGAGAGTTCATATTATTACAGCGGCAAAGCGAGTCTGCATTGCCAATTGCCGGGAGTGCCTATTCTTTTTAGGGGTAAATCAGCAACCTCTTGTTGTTGGTGATAATCATAAGCTGCAG GTTGCGCCATTTAATACATACTACTCCAAATTGGAGGATAATTTGGCTGAAGTCGGCATTGACTCGACTATCAACAGATGGAATGAGCCATTGGCATTGGCAGCTGTCGATCTGCATGATTCCATATCTCATCCTGCTGGCGTCTCTGATGTTCAAGCTGAGTCAGCTGCACGCCTAGACCCTGACCAATTCACCAACTTTTTG ATTCCAAATTGGTATGGAGCGGAATCCTCTGGATCCACAAAAGACAACCCGTTCCAGCTGCCAGACGCATATATGACATCGCAACAGAAAAAC CAAACTAACTTGGTTGAAATAAAGCAAATGCTTAAGGAGTTGCCGTTTGAAGAGAATCGGAAGCGGGAGTTATCCACTGCTCTTCATTTGTACTTCAAAGACTGGTTATATG CTTCTGGAAACATCCGTCAACTCTATTGCTTACAAGGCGACTAA